Proteins encoded in a region of the Trichomycterus rosablanca isolate fTriRos1 chromosome 26, fTriRos1.hap1, whole genome shotgun sequence genome:
- the LOC134303060 gene encoding vasotocin-neurophysin VT 2-like — protein MATCALPLLCALGFFALSSACYIQNCPRGGKRSVPDATPRQCMVCGPGDKGQCFGPSICCGEGLGCLIGSPATARCLEEEYLPSPCEAGGKPCGPDEGRCAAPGVCCDSEGCILDPECVEGSEHDNMAERKNFMGASQGQLLLRILHPGRPRAMY, from the exons ATGGCAACGTGTGCACTTCCTTTGCTCTGCGCCCTTGGATTCTTCGCTCTTTCTTCCGCATGCTACATCCAGAACTGCCCCAGGGGTGGCAAGCGCTCAGTCCCGGATGCCACCCCCAGACAG TGTATGGTGTGTGGTCCCGGAGACAAGGGTCAGTGTTTTGGCCCCAGTATTTGCTGTGGAGAGGGTCTGGGCTGCTTGATCGGCTCTCCAGCAACAGCACGCTGTTTAGAGGAGGAATATCTGCCCTCACCATGTGAAGCTGGAGGGAAACCGTGTGGACCCGATGAGGGTCGCTGTGCTGCACCAGGGGTCTGCTGTGACTCAG aaGGCTGTATACTGGATCCAGAATGTGTGGAGGGGAGCGAACATGACAACATGGCCGAGAGAAAGAACTTCATGGGGGCATCACAGGGCCAACTGCTGCTGCGCATCCTCCATCCCGGCAGACCACGTGCCATGTACTGA
- the LOC134303618 gene encoding PR domain zinc finger protein 12-like — protein sequence MGSVFPSDALMIKSGFRSPNLSLCEIITSDVLHSFLYGRWRNVLGENHHHLHHYNLHHVHLSEEKQQQNPTSKTAFTAEVLAQSFSGEVQKLSSLVLPSEVIIAQSSIPGEGLGIFSKTWIKAGTEMGPFTGRLIYPEHVDLLKNNNLMWEVFNEDGTVRYFIDASQEDQRSWMTYIKCARNEQEQNLEVVQIGSSIFYKAVETIPPDQELLVWYGNSHNTFLGIPGVPGIEDEQQKKPKSDDSHLCDGSSSSPPSSSSASSRMRCVICHRGFNSRSNLRSHMRIHTLDKPFACRFCNRRFSQSSTLRNHVRLHTGERPYKCHVCQSAYSQLAGLRAHQKSARHRPTGANPETRQSSPSPPSQRASMAQPVPLVHHIATMVL from the exons ATGGGCTCGGTGTTCCCCTCCGACGCGCTGATGATCAAGTCCGGCTTCAGGTCCCCAAACCTCTCCCTGTGTGAGATCATCACCTCGGATGTGCTCCACAGCTTTCTGTACGGGAGATGGAGGAACGTGCTGGGAGAAAACCATCATCACCTTCATCATTACAACCTTCATCATGTTCACCTCTCAGAGGAGAAGCAGCAGCAGAATCCCACCAGCAAAACCGCGTTCACTGCCGAGGTGCTGGCGCAGTCCTTCTCTGGAG AGGTGCAGAAGTTGTCCAGCCTGGTGCTGCCCAGTGAAGTGATCATCGCTCAGAGTTCCATCCCTGGTGAGGGTCTGGGAATTTTCTCCAAGACTTGGATTAAAGCAGGGACTGAGATGGGTCCGTTTACCGGCCGGCTTATTTACCCTGAGCATGTGGACTTGCTGAAGAACAACAACCTGATGTGGGAG GTTTTCAATGAGGATGGGACTGTACGCTACTTTATAGATGCCAGTCAGGAGGACCAACGTAGCTGGATGACCTACATTAAGTGTGCACGGAATGAGCAGGAGCAGAACCTGGAGGTGGTGCAGATCGGCAGCAGTATCTTCTACAAAGCAGTGGAG acTATCCCTCCTGACCAAGAGCTGCTCGTTTGGTACGGAAATTCACACAACACGTTTTTGGGAATCCCTGGGGTCCCTGGTATTGAAGATGAACAACAGAAAAAACCCAAAAGTG ATGATTCTCACTTGTGCGACGGCAGCTCTTCATCCCCCCCATCATCCTCCTCAGCATCCAGCCGAATGCGCTGCGTAATCTGCCACCGAGGCTTCAACTCCCGCAGTAACCTGCGCTCCCACATGCGCATTCACACCCTGGACAAACCTTTCGCCTGTCGCTTCTGTAACCGCCGCTTCAGCCAGTCATCCACACTGCGTAACCACGTCCGTCTGCACACTGGCGAGCGCCCTTACAAGTGCCATGTGTGCCAAAGTGCTTACTCACAGCTGGCAGGACTGCGAGCTCACCAGAAGAGTGCCAGACACCGGCCGACGGGTGCCAATCCGGAGACCAGACAGTCCTCACCATCCCCTCCATCACAGAGAGCCTCCATGGCGCAACCGGTGCCACTGGTGCACCATATAGCCACCATGGTACTCTGA